From the Phyllostomus discolor isolate MPI-MPIP mPhyDis1 chromosome 7, mPhyDis1.pri.v3, whole genome shotgun sequence genome, one window contains:
- the LOC114502103 gene encoding serine protease 42: MVRRPVPIPRYLQKLCGRALSKVVGGEEVEEGEWPWQVSLRISGRHVCGGTLITEQWVLTAGHCIFRRHDYSVKMGDRSVFQEITSVVVPVKSITVHPRFTTIGTIHHDLALLQLNYPVNFTFTIFPICIPDVTFKVAVGTRCWVTGWGRKQEIGGELASFTLQKIDQYVIYYDKCNEMMKKAMWKTRDVVLPGMICGYKGVGKDSCQGDSGGPLVCEYDDTWVQMGIVSWGFGCGRKDVPGVYTDIAFYAKWIVAVVNQAAVLYPVVLLILPLCLGLPLGLLATP; the protein is encoded by the exons ATGGTACGACGTCCCGTGCCAATTCCTAGGTATTTGCAAAAAT TGTGCGGCCGAGCGCTCTCGAAGGTCGTGGGCGgcgaggaggtggaggaaggcgAGTGGCCGTGGCAGGTGAGCCTGCGGATCAGCGGCAGGCACGTGTGCGGGGGCACCCTCATCACGGAGCAGTGGGTGCTGACGGCCGGCCACTGCATCTTCAG GCGACACGATTACAGCGTCAAGATGGGCGATCGGAGTGTCTTCCAGGAAATCACCAGCGTGGTGGTCCCGGTCAAAAGCATCACTGTCCACCCGCGGTTCACCACGATTGGAACCATTCACCATGATCTGGCCCTTCTCCAGCTTAACTACCCAGTGAATTTCACCTTCACCATCTTCCCCATTTGCATCCCTGACGTGACTTTCAAAGTGGCAGTTGGGACCAGGTGCTGGGTGACCGGATGGGGCAGAAAACAAGAAATCG GTGGTGAACTGGCTTCATTTACTCTCCAGAAGATTGACCAGTACGTCATCTACTATGATAAGTGTAACGAGATGATGAAGAAGGCCATGTGGAAGACCAGGGACGTGGTGCTGCCAGGGATGATCTGCGGCTACAAAGGCGTGGGGAAGGATTCTTGCCAG ggAGATTCTGGGGGCCCCCTGGTCTGTGAATATGACGACACGTGGGTCCAGATGGGGATCGTGAGCTGGGGCTTCGGCTGTGGTCGTAAAGACGTGCCTGGAGTTTACACAGATATTGCGTTCTATGCTAAGTGGATCGTCGCAGTGGTGAACCAGGCTGCCGTTCTGTACCCAGTGGTGCTCCTCATCCTGCCCCTGTGTCTGGGGctgcccctgggcctcctggCGACCCCGTGA
- the LOC114501856 gene encoding serine protease 44, whose translation MASLGLWVWLLLLQPLLWEALAVGEGAQGGTAPPSRSPTPSEGGRQDPGTSLWKLPPVGFQGPSEAPEFPVASESPDWVAFTPGGSGSHAAVAAPQTSPPAAEAARKLAISTVCGQRTMRIIGGRPASEKKWPWQVSLRINDEHVCGGSLIGSRWVLTAAHCVFGHVEYTVKIGDTHLRETSTMAVKVPVQDIVIHQDYNSLGVVQNDIALALLEFPVNYSSYIQPVCFPEMAFLVQTGTECWVTGWGKLREQDSKEDAPELLQEAEQSIIRYKECNEMLKKLLQTSTDILKKGVICAYSDLGKDSCQGDSGGPLVCEFNDSWVQVGIVSWGFGCGRKRYPGIYTDVSFYKDWVIHQMSQAFALRSAGLLILPLCLGLPLGLLATP comes from the exons ATGGCATCCCTGGGCCTCTGGGTCTGGCTCCTGCTCCTTcagcccctgctctgggaggCCCTTGCGGTTGGGGAGGGGGCGCAGGGCGGGACTGCGCCGCCCTCACGCTCTCCCACCCCCTCGGAGGGCGGCCGCCAGGACCCCGGGACGAGCCTGTGGAAGCTGCCACCCGTAGGGTTTCAGGGGCCTTCGGAGGCCCCGGAATTCCCTGTGGCTTCAGAGTCCCCCGATTGGGTGGCGTTTACTCCGGGGGGCTCTGGTTCCCACGCGGCTGTGGCAGCTCCGCAGACATCACCCCCAGCCGCAGAAGCGGCCAGAAAACTGGCCATTTCTACAG TGTGCGGCCAGCGCACCATGCGGATAATCGGCGGAAGGCCGGCTTCCGAGAAGAAGTGGCCCTGGCAGGTGAGCCTGCGCATCAACGACGAGCACGTGTGCGGGGGCTCCCTCATTGGCAGTCGGTGGGTGCTGACCGCGGCCCACTGCGTGTTTGG CCATGTGGAGTACACGGTGAAGATAGGAGACACACACCTGAGGGAAACCTCCACGATGGCGGTCAAGGTCCCCGTTCAAGACATCGTTATCCACCAAGATTATAATTCTCTTGGAGTAGTCCAAAATGACATTGCTCTGGCCCTGCTCGAGTTCCCTGTGAATTACTCCTCGTACATCCAGCCCGTGTGCTTCCCCGAAATGGCTTTCCTGGTGCAGACTGGCACGGAGTGCTGGGTGACTGGATGGGGAAAGCTGCGCGAACAAG ATTCCAAAGAGGACGCTCCGGAACTGCTGCAGGAGGCCGAGCAAAGCATCATTCGCTATAAGGAAtgtaatgaaatgttaaagaaactgtTACAGACGTCGACGGACATACTGAAGAAAGGGGTCATCTGTGCGTACAGTGACCTAGGAAAGGACTCCTGCCAG ggAGACTCCGGGGGCCCCCTGGTCTGTGAATTCAATGACTCGTGGGTCCAGGTGGGGATCGTGAGCTGGGGCTTCGGCTGTGGTCGCAAGAGATACCCTGGAATTTACACAGACGTTAGTTTCTACAAGGACTGGGTCATTCATCAGATGAGTCAGGCTTTTGCTCTTCGCTCAGCAGGACTCCTCATCCTGCCCCTGTGTCTGGGGctgcccctgggcctcctggCGACCCCGTGA
- the LOC114502135 gene encoding putative serine protease 45: MAPSLCGPGGLSRSLLLLLLPLLLPLLNSGPSGDPWFFSEPVNHFFRYQHGPHLGRLSGRHGFVVSIYLENIPLCISYRAPPFQPGYKEDDTKPACGKPWWSKALDVTRHWPWEASLRLESQHVCGGALIGREWVVTAAHCIQGTKEYSVVLGTSQLNPPSPWKAVSIPVRDIIMHPKYWGRTFTMGDVALLRLHAPATFSEHVQPICLPEPTFDLKIGTQCWVTGWSQAKQRFSPNSTLTPELQEAEVFIMDNKRCDQIYRKKSIIPRVVPLVLGDMICATNYGENLCYGDVGGPLACEVEDRWILAGVLSWEKACAKAQNPGVYTRVTKYSRWIRNHMSSRAPSDPCTSVGLLLLPWLLQPHTGP; this comes from the exons ATGGCGCCCTCGCTGTGCGGGCCTGGAGGCCTGAGCCGcagcctcctcctgctgctgctgccgctgctgctgccgctgctgaaCTCCG GCCCCTCCGGGGACCCCTGGTTTTTCTCCGAGCCAGTCAACCACTTCTTCCGCTATCAGCATGG ACCCCACTTGGGCCGGCTATCTGGCCGGCATGGATTCGTGGTGTCCATCTACTTGGAGAACATTCCACTGTGCATCTCCTACCGAGCCCCTCCATTCCAGCCCG GTTACAAAGAAGATGACACCAAGCCAG CTTGTGGCAAGCCCTGGTGGTCGAAGGCCTTGGACGTGACCCGCCATTGGCCCTGGGAAGCGAGTCTCCGGCTGGAAAGTCAGCACGTGTGTGGAGGGGCCCTCATTGGCCGCGAGTGGGTGGTGACTGCAGCCCACTGCATCCAAGG CACCAAAGAGTACTCGGTGGTTCTCGGCACCTCCCAGCTGAACCCCCCGAGCCCCTGGAAGGCCGTCTCCATCCCCGTGAGGGACATCATCATGCACCCCAAGTACTGGGGCCGGACCTTCACCATGGGCGACGTTGCCCTTCTCCGGCTGCACGCTCCCGCCACCTTCAGCGAGCACGTGCAGCCCATCTGTCTCCCCGAGCCCACCTTCGACCTGAAGATCGGGACGCAGTGCTGGGTGACCGGCTGGAGCCAGGCTAAGCAGCGCTTCTCAC CCAACTCCACGCTGACCCCAGAGCTGCAGGAGGCTGAGGTGTTCATCATGGACAACAAGAGGTGTGACCAGATTTACCGCAAGAAGTCCATCATCCCCCGCGTTGTCCCCCTTGTCTTGGGGGACATGATCTGTGCCACCAATTATGGAGAAAACCTGTGCTAT GGGGACGTGGGAGGCCCGCTGGCTTGCGAAGTCGAGGACCGATGGATTCTGGCTGGGGTGTTGTCCTGGGAAAAGGCCTGCGCCAAAGCACAGAATCCGGGGGTGTACACACGCGTCACCAAATACAGCAGATGGATCAGGAATCACATGAGCAGCAGGGCTCCCTCGGACCCCTGCACCTCCGTcgggctcctcctcctgccctggctgctgcagccccacacgggcccctga